From Arcobacter lacus, one genomic window encodes:
- a CDS encoding MBOAT family O-acyltransferase, producing MEDFLPFSGIGFFVISFIFILFLHLFKNVLKKFVSYKTVIFLSVVIYIAVCIPESYKLFLLLFYIYIIYIIFVSNNYQETIFPMIVIAFPMILHKLDIDPIFKIIGISYITFRTIQAIVDSQNYGKLSFMEFTSFLLFPTTLLAGPIDRSYRFQEDLKKGYENLTLQNVGKGWDILIVGVLFKFVIAQLVAMYWLARIDENSTNFLDMANSAYSYTTYLFFDFAGYSAMAVGLSFMIGIFIPMNFNHPYLAPNPQDFWRRFHITLGTWLTDYFFKPLYKYLHQYPYLKNRKLLLQNIAITCTFLLMGMWNGLTWYFIFSGFLFGIYSSIHNAYVLYVKKGGYDYFSFFPEIISINLKRFLMINGAVFALYFFSGRVPL from the coding sequence ATGGAAGATTTTTTACCTTTTTCAGGAATAGGCTTTTTTGTCATAAGTTTCATTTTTATTCTTTTTTTACATTTATTCAAAAATGTTCTAAAAAAATTTGTTTCATATAAAACAGTAATATTTTTGTCAGTTGTTATTTATATAGCTGTTTGTATTCCTGAATCTTATAAACTTTTTCTTTTACTTTTTTATATTTATATAATTTATATTATTTTTGTATCAAACAACTATCAAGAGACAATTTTTCCTATGATTGTTATTGCTTTTCCTATGATTTTACATAAATTAGATATTGATCCAATCTTCAAAATTATTGGTATTTCATATATCACATTTAGAACAATTCAAGCGATTGTTGATAGTCAAAATTATGGAAAACTATCTTTTATGGAGTTTACATCTTTTTTACTTTTTCCAACAACACTTTTAGCAGGTCCAATTGATAGGTCATATAGATTTCAAGAAGATTTGAAAAAAGGTTATGAAAATTTAACTTTACAAAATGTTGGTAAAGGTTGGGATATTTTAATTGTTGGAGTTTTATTTAAGTTTGTAATTGCACAATTAGTAGCTATGTATTGGTTAGCAAGAATTGATGAAAATAGTACAAATTTCCTTGATATGGCAAATAGTGCTTATTCATACACAACATATCTATTTTTTGATTTTGCTGGATATAGTGCAATGGCAGTAGGTTTGAGTTTTATGATAGGAATTTTTATCCCAATGAACTTTAATCATCCATATCTTGCACCAAATCCTCAAGATTTTTGGAGAAGATTTCATATTACTTTAGGAACTTGGTTGACAGATTACTTCTTTAAACCTTTATACAAATATTTACACCAATATCCATATTTGAAAAATAGAAAATTGCTTTTACAAAATATAGCAATAACTTGTACTTTTTTGCTTATGGGAATGTGGAATGGTTTAACTTGGTATTTTATTTTTAGTGGTTTTTTATTTGGGATTTATTCAAGTATTCACAATGCCTATGTTTTATATGTAAAAAAAGGAGGATATGACTATTTTTCATTTTTTCCTGAAATTATAAGTATAAATTTAAAAAGGTTTTTGATGATAAATGGTGCAGTTTT